The sequence below is a genomic window from Coffea arabica cultivar ET-39 chromosome 8e, Coffea Arabica ET-39 HiFi, whole genome shotgun sequence.
GACTATATGAGGTGGCCAGCAAGCAGAGTCTATTCTTTTTGCGAGCAGTTATTCCAACAACCTCTGTCATGTCTAACTCGTTGGATTTGAGGTCATTTGGAAGCTTCCAGTCAAAGTGGTAAAGCAGAAGAGCTAAAGGAAGCTCAATATTGACGAGACCCAATACTCAGGGTCTATTCCAATTGCCCAGGCATTAACCATTACTCTTGTTTTGGTGGGGATTacatatccatcaatttcacatTGCTCCCTGCATTCTCTGGGAACTAGCAAAGGGACAGGAGGGTGTAACTGATTAAAGAAACTCTAAGGTTACACCCTCCTGTCCCTTTGCTAGTTCCCAGAGAATGCAGGGAGCAatgtgaaattgatggatatgtAATCCCCACCAAAACAAGAGTAATGGTTAATGCCTGGGCAATTGGAATAGACCCTAAGTATTGGGTCTCGTCAATATTGAGCTTCCTTTAGCTCTTCTGCTTTACCACTTTGACTGGAAGCTTCCAAATGACCTCAAATCCAACGAGTTAGACATGACAGAGGTTGTTGGAATAACTGCTCGCAAAAAGAATAGACTCTCCttgttaattttgaaaaagaagggGGGAAAAAAGAGTACGTACCACTATGACAGCTTTGATGTTATCGTCTGTCATTTGACATTGAAGGCCACCACTTTCTCTTACTCGTAGCAGGACGTCAATCAGATCTTCTTGGCCAAATTCACCACCAGTGGACGATTTTTTAGTTGCAAAGTCGCGAATATGCTGACGAAGTATGTTGCTCAAAACTTTGTCCTGCTTTTGCATCCACTTTTCCAGTTTAATCTTCACCACActaaagaaatgaagaaacttATAGGATGGGAATAGATCAGCAATCTCCATGCCTTTTGCAGCGACTCCGTCCTTGATTATCAGCACGAAAGCATTCTGGTCATCTCTGCTTACTTTGCCAAATGCTGATCTGCGAATCATGGAACTGGAATACATGTACAACTTTTCTGCTATATTGATTGGTTCTTTACCACCAGCCAGAGCCTGAATAGATGAAACGAGCCGCGAAGCCTCGGCCTGGCGAATGGGGCTGAAAGATTGGACAGTTCTGGCACTGAGGAGTTCCTGGGTGCAAATTTTGTGCATCTGTCTCCAGTAATCACCATATGGGGCAAAAGCAATGTCTGAAGCGCCATACACTACGATCCTGGTTGCTTGGGATACAGCCCTGTCTGCAAAGGCAAGGTCGTGAGTTTTCATAACCTCTTCCGCCATACGAGGTGATGATACCACAATAGCGGACAGCTCACCGAGCTGTAGGTGCATTAAAGGTCCATGTTTCTGAGCTAATTTTCTGAGGGCATGATGTGGTAGTGAACCCACCAAATGATGCAAGTTTCCAATGAAAGGAAGCTTCCATGGAGATGGTGGCAGCTTCTGCTTCTGGGCTGCTGCATTGGGCCGCTTCCATTGCATCAACAAAGCTAAAACGAAGGctaggaagagagagagaggaatgGAGTTTGAAGAAAGGTCCATTGGCACCTGTTGATCTCCTATCGACAATCGTTTGCAGAATCCCGAGCATGCATGGCTTCCTATTTTATACTATTACTAGCATAGCATTTGGGAGGATTGTCAATAATGGAGCCGGGCCAGCTCTCGAACTCGGCCTAAATAATTAGGGACCTATCACCGGGCCGTTTTTagccaagtttgtctgctacaagttttttaacaattttaattataataacctcaaaaaatttctcaaagttttttaattatatatttcaaaatatccaaaaatttatacacttcaaaaattttttctacaatttctaCTATAAagtacagtaaaattttagacaaacactcaaaaaactCAATTGTCAAATGGGGCTCTATTTAGGGTATAACCTTGCTCTTGTACATCATTGGACTAGGCTGAGCTTCGGTGTACCGGTACAATTGTAAGCCGAGTTTGGATTTAAAGAGGTTCAATTCGATTAAAGCTCAGCCCGACCAAATATGTGTATAagtatgtgtttttttttaaaatttacaaTAATGATGCACGTTATTTGATAATTGCATGTATAACAACTTTACATAATTTacaatatatataatgataACAATTTTATgtgtattatataatatatggtagtaaatgttatttgcactctcCTCTTTGTTAATCACACTTCTATTATCATGTTTATTGTATAGTTTTCATTTGTTaaactatatgataaaacaagtaatgaaagtgcaaataacattttcttatatataattatgaatGAATTGTGAATTTGGATCAAACTCTGATTAGGTCCAAAACTCTTTTATCTTTGTAAAGAGTACCGAATATGAGTCCGTCTTGCTACGTGATAAGCCGAAAGTCTGAACCCGAAAAATCTGAAAGCTCGACTTTATTTTGTGAGTTGAGCTTGAACTTCTCGATTCTTGACTCACAAGACTCGATTTACACCCAACTATTTACCTAACATTAACCATTTTCTTCCCTATTTCTAATAGGTTGGGAAGGAGGGATCAATAGAGTTGCTAGTGGGCGATACCAAGCCCCCGTTTTAAAGACCAAAACAcagatttttaatttttgcGGCTTGGCTTCAGTGGAAAGGTTACCTTACTAATTAATGTGGCCGTTTAAGTTAAACACATTAATAAGTCTTAAACAGGATTACGTATTCAAATTCATCTTCAAATTTGTGCAAACAAATTGTGATCAGATTGTTTAGTTACCACTTTCAAGTGACGTAGTGGTAGGTATAATAGATAAAGGAAAACCAAAAATGGGCTTTTTGAGTTTTATAATTGTCCCCTTTAGTTGGCTTCATTCATTATGATAAATCAGATCCAATTAAATCTATTGGTAGCTAGGTGTGTGAGCTACTTTCTTGAGGGTCTGCCAAATTAAGGCTTTAAATCCTttgctttttaaaaaaaaaaaaaaaaaaaaaatttccccatCAAAGATAACGATGCAACGACTCCGTATGCTGGGATGATGCTCGAAAAGTAATCAACTAACAACCCTATTTGATAAGCCAATTCAACACCACttaaacttaataaattcagatATTAATATGTTCAGACGCGTTTGATAACCAAATATAGAACATAtgcattaattaagtggcactgaattttttTAGGCAAAACCTGCTCCAAAAGTTAGATGATAAGCTAAATATATCATGTTAGTATTTAACAATTTAGTAaattaatgaattcagattttTTGATTTTCTGTTTTTAGAATTTTGTTTTATAGAACACATCCTAAAACTATGTGATCTTTTGTTGGTGGAGACTCAACTCTCTGTTAATTTGCAGGTAAAATAGATACACATTAATCTTTTGATACACTATCGGATTTGAATGCATGCCACGTgtacaaaaaattttatttaaaattagtTGTCTTTGTAACAAGGACTAATAGATGTATACAATGACCATATATGAAACATTAATTCAATAAGGATAAACAAAGTTGTTATTCTATCAACTCAATATGGTAGATATTGAACGACATCGTCTAAAGTACATTCACCACTCTATTTACTTGCAAGAATGCATAATGGTTGTTGCAGCCCAGTTTGGACCAAATGATGTTTGAACAACAATAGCTGAATGTATTAATTAATAATGTTTCCTGAATTGATAGATTTTAGAACCCCTAATCTGAATATATTTGTTAATGGGATTTGAAGTCTTCtcattaataataattaaaagaaaaaaaaaagcttccaAAACAATTTTTGTTGTGGCAATCGATTGGAACAATATGCTATGAACTGGTATTTATGATTTATAAGGCACTTAAGTGCAATAATTGATAACTTAGAGCGCACACCACAAATCGATGACATCTCAGAGGCGCAAAGTATAATTAACGCTTTTATAATACTAAATCAATGGCAGGGATAAAGGGTCGCATCAAATCCAACGTGTTGGGGAATCTCAATCTCCAGGTCAAATTTCTTGAATTGAGGCTAATCCAAAGGGATTTGTTCTCACTTTTTTGAATTGTTTTAAGCTATTATACACTGCAACCactcataattttttttttctatgaaGACATTATTATTGAATCCTAGTTTGGATTGTGTTCTCCATGAAGAATTTTTACGTTTTtcgtaaacatatttttcaatcacttttttacttcatatatattaaataacTACAGCATATTTTTCTACCAGAACtcttaaaaatagcaatccaaacagatAAATTTCCGACTTCATCTAGTGACTTTGGAAAATAATAGCaagaaatataaagaaaaatatttcgTCACGAAACTATTCAATTctttgttcccttttttttttttttttgctgataATAAATTGCGAAGAAAAATATCAGATTGTTAATAATGCCTATAATGATGTCTTAATTCGAAACCTTCttctagtatttttttttttttccccttccttCTCTCCTGTCCTTTCTAATCTTTTTTGGTAGACTTCAACGCAGTCGAGTCAATTTAATCTAAAAAATTGCAACTGGGATCTCAGTTCCGAATGCATTTTTTGCACTTTTTTAACACTTTCTTGACATGTCAATTGCTTCATCCCACGCAGATGCATGCactcaaaaactttgattatgAACAACGGTGGTACATGCACCTAATAAAGGTCACCTTCAGTCCAGTTCCCATCAATCAACAATGCCTTTCCTGCAGGCTGCTGGAAATTTCATGAGAAGACTCCGTTTACTTTCCAAAAAGGGATTGAAGGAACCACACTAGCCATATGTTAGAAACAACTAACTAACCACACTAGCCCTGGAGAAAGGTATTTACTAACATAAATGAAGATTCTTATTTATTGCAACAGATCCATCACAAAAAGTGTGAATAGTGAGCTAAAAACATCTCTATTACAGGAACATGATGATGGTCGCAGGGGACAGTTTCATAAACAAGAGAAGCCTGCAAAACTAGGGCTCGGTTAAAAAAACAACTCTTGGAACCAGCCAAGAGTTGTCATGGCAGACTGAAAGAACATGCTGCTGCAGCTGCCACGGCCAAAGCCCGCGAAAATGCAAGGCACTGATAACCTAAAAACTGCCAAAAGCAACCACCACCATTGCTACCAGGGATCAAGCTCACCATGAGAAAACAGAGACCCAACCAACACACGCAGAACGCAGAGGCTCAACAACGTGGAAGACTCGGAAAAACTGAAATAGACAGACCTCAACACTACTAACTATAGACATTGTACCATAACTTAGCCTGAGCATGGCATGCACAACACCAGTGCTAGGCTCGAAATTTAAAACACCATCACAAGGTAACAACTGCCAACAGAAAACTGGTCCATCCAAAAGAACCTCTAGATCCAGAGCTCAGCATCTGTATTCTCAGTGAAGTATGATCAACAAAGTAAGACTCCCAATACGGGGCCAAAATCCTTGAAACAGTTTCCCTTGAGAGAGGAaaactgcaaaaaaaaaaggagagtaGCTGACCACGTTCACTGGAAAAAGGACCTAAAGGACAATGGACCACAAAAGACCTACTAATGTTGGACTCAAACTAATGCAGCTACGGACAAGAAACCCATAAAGCGTCTACCCATACATCCACATGATCTACTTGTTCACGTCTACCAACTTAATACTCTGACTAGGTTTTTCAGTTTTTCCCCCCTGCTTAGAAAAGGATATCACACCTCCAAAGTCGCTCAGCAAGCAAATCAAGGGCATCAGACTTGACTCCATAGCAGCGCTGGATGTTCAAACCCATCAGCGTCTGGCCCAATTTCTCCACAGAGAGCAAGCTTCTGTTCGACACCAAATTGCAACCCGACAGGGATAGGATTCGCAAACAGAGCTGATCGGCACCAGCCAGGGCTGCTGTGCCAGCATCTGTGATTCTGCTCTTGGAAACATCAAGTTCACTTAGCAATGAGCAGTGCTCTGCAATTGCAAACAGGGTTGCATCAGTGACGCACTTGCAACCATCAAGATTCAACTCCTCAAGGGTACAGCCATGGAGCTTAGCAATGGCTGCAGTAACTTTATCTGTCAGATTAACACAGCCGCTCAGATTCACCTTCACCAAACCAGCTTCAGAACTCTCTACAAGTGGGAGAAGCCCCTCGTCAGTAATCCCACCAAGTGTGCTTAGTTCAAGGTGCACCAGATTTGGGCAGAGTTTAGCTAGGGTGGAGAGACTACCATCACCAAATCCAGGGCAATTACGCACAGCAAGAGATCGGATAGAAGAGGGAAGAGCCCTAAAATGAGACCCAAATACTAGGTCCTTAATTCCAAAGCAGTTCGCCAGTGCAAGAGCCTTCAACTTGCCACAGGAATTAATAAGCATGCCAAAAAACCCAGATTGTGTAATCCTGTGGCATTCATCTAGTTGAAAGATCTCAAGGGATGCAGCGGCTTTGACAAAAGAAACCA
It includes:
- the LOC113703415 gene encoding premnaspirodiene oxygenase-like produces the protein MDLSSNSIPLSLFLAFVLALLMQWKRPNAAAQKQKLPPSPWKLPFIGNLHHLVGSLPHHALRKLAQKHGPLMHLQLGELSAIVVSSPRMAEEVMKTHDLAFADRAVSQATRIVVYGASDIAFAPYGDYWRQMHKICTQELLSARTVQSFSPIRQAEASRLVSSIQALAGGKEPINIAEKLYMYSSSMIRRSAFGKVSRDDQNAFVLIIKDGVAAKGMEIADLFPSYKFLHFFSVVKIKLEKWMQKQDKVLSNILRQHIRDFATKKSSTGGEFGQEDLIDVLLRVRESGGLQCQMTDDNIKAVIVWALKEFSGWNSLMDNAVALKLAMIKAKGTTVEED